CGACGGTGACGACCAGGTCGGGGTCGCGGCGGCGCACGGCATCGGCCGCCTCCAGCACCGCGTCGCGCGACAGCGACAGGAAGCGCGCGGCGGCTTCCGGGATCTCGGCCACTTCGCGGGCCATGTGGGTCTGGCTCATCCTGAGCTCCTTTCGCCCTCGGGGGCTAGCTTGAGTTCCACGGCGAAATCATAGGCGTCGCCGCGATACAGCGATCGGGTGAATTCGACGACCTGGCCCGAAGGCAGGTAAGAGATGCGCTCGATGCGCAGCCCGGCGACGCCGGGCACCACGCCCAGCAGTTCCGCGTCCTTGGCGCCCAGGTTCGCGGCCGAGATGCGCTGCACCGCCCGCACCGGCCGCATGCCGCGCGCTTCCAGCACCGCGTAAAGCGAGGCATCGACGCCCGCCGGGTCGGGCAGGATCGCCTGCGGCAGCGAGGCGCGCTCGATGGCCAGCGGCACCCCGTCCGAGCTGCGCACCCGTTCCAGCCGCGCGACCTTCTCGCCGACGCCCAGCCCCAGCGCCATCACCTCTTCGGGGGCGGGGGCGTGCAGGCCGCGCGCGATCCAGCGGCTTTCGACGCTGCGGCCGCGCCGGGCCATGTCCTCGGTGAACGAGGTCAGAAGCGACAGCGCCTGTTCCAGCTTCTCGACCCTGGGCGCGACGAAGGTGCCCGAGCCGCGTTTCTGCACCAGCTGCCCCGAGGCGACGAGTTCCGCCACGCCCTTCCTGACGGTGACGCGCGACAGGCCGGTCATCGCCGCCAGTTCGCGTTCCGGCGGCAGGCTGTCGCCGGGCTGCAACCGGCCCTGGGCGATGGCATCGGCGATCAGCCGCTGCAATTGCAGGTAAAGCGGGCCGCTGCCGGTCTCCTCAAAGGCGCTGG
This portion of the Paracoccus sp. N5 genome encodes:
- a CDS encoding GntR family transcriptional regulator codes for the protein MGEIFNASAFEETGSGPLYLQLQRLIADAIAQGRLQPGDSLPPERELAAMTGLSRVTVRKGVAELVASGQLVQKRGSGTFVAPRVEKLEQALSLLTSFTEDMARRGRSVESRWIARGLHAPAPEEVMALGLGVGEKVARLERVRSSDGVPLAIERASLPQAILPDPAGVDASLYAVLEARGMRPVRAVQRISAANLGAKDAELLGVVPGVAGLRIERISYLPSGQVVEFTRSLYRGDAYDFAVELKLAPEGERSSG